The Ischnura elegans chromosome 1, ioIscEleg1.1, whole genome shotgun sequence genome contains a region encoding:
- the LOC124154797 gene encoding septin-7 isoform X5, with the protein MQRSALQSKRELFFKNEIQSPSTQGSIAPPPIPATNGTASAPSKPTPSPAVGSTGPPPAPPASASSIREASRTAQQSSTDVKTIAGERAQQRAAASTGNGPVVAHKELDGYVGFANLPNQVYRKAVKKGFDFTLMVVGESGLGKSTLINSMFLADIYSPEYPGPSHRIKKTVQVETTRVLLKENGVNLTLTVVDTPGFGDAVDNSNCWQPVIDYVESKYEEYLNAESRVGRRPGWGGSGGGGVDGRVHCCLYFVAPSGHGLKPLDAEFMRRLHDRVNVVPVIAKADTMTPEECAHFKKQIISEIAQHKIKIYEFPSGSDTGDEDDANEKKLRERVPFAVVGSNAVVELEGGKKVRGRRYPWGIAEVENLNHCDFVALRDMLIRTHLQDLKDVTNNVHYENYRCRKLAGLGNDGKPTRVSNSLCTQGVVNSFVTVWNPLAQMEEEKREHEVKMKKMESEMEQVFEMKVREKKQKLRDSEADLQRRHEAMKKALEAQQQDLEERRKQFEKEKTAWEQSNGVTLDELRRRSLEANSKEAVDGKEKKNKKKGLF; encoded by the exons cTTCAAAGTAAAAGGGAGCTATTTTTCAAGAATGAGATTCAGTCTCCAAGCACTCAGGGAAGTATTGCACCTCCACCAatacccgccaccaatggaactGCATCCGCACCGTCAAAGCCTACTCCATCCCCGGCTGTGGGGTCAACAGGCCCCCCTCCTGCACCTCCAGCCTCCGCATCGAGCATTCGGGAGGCCTCACGAACAGCTCAACAGAGTAGCACAGATGTCAAAACAATAGCTGGAGAGAGAGCGCAGCAGAGGGCAGCTGCAAGCACGGGAAATGGGCCCGTGGTTGCTCACAAGGAGCTGGATGGCTATGTAGGATTTGCCAACTTACCCAACCAAGTTTACCGCAAAGCAGTGAAGAAGGGCTTTGACTTCACATTAATGGTCGTTG gTGAGTCTGGTCTTGGAAAGTCGACCTTAATTAACTCTATGTTCTTGGCGGATATCTATTCTCCTGAGTATCCTGGCCCTTCCCACAGAATTAAGAAGACTGTTCAA GTGGAAACAACTAGGGTTCTGCTCAAGGAAAACGGAGTCAATTTAACGCTCACTGTGGTTGACACTCCTGGTTTTGGTGATGCGGTAGATAACAGCAATTG TTGGCAGCCAGTAATAGATTATGTGGAGTCGAAGTATGAAGAATACTTGAATGCTGAATCAAGAGTTGGGCGGCGACCAGGGTGGGGTGGGTCAGGAGGGGGTGGGGTTGATGGTCGCGTTCACTGCTGCCTCTATTTCGTGGCTCCCTCTGGCCATGGACTGAAGCCCCTGGATGCTGAATTCATGCGGCGCCTTCATGATCGTGTTAATGTGGTTCCCGTGATTGCAAAGGCAGATACCATGACTCCCGAAGAATGTGCTCATTTCAAGAAGCAG aTTATTTCAGAAATTGCGcagcacaaaataaaaatatacgagtTCCCTTCGGGCAGTGACACTGGTGATGAAGATGatgcgaatgaaaaaaaattgagggagCGTGTTCCTTTTGCTGTGGTTGGATCGAATGCTGTTGTTGAGTTGGAAGGTGGAAAGAAAGTGCGAGGGCGAAGATATCCATGGGGTATTGCTGAAG tggAGAATTTGAATCACTGCGACTTTGTGGCTCTTCGAGACATGCTAATTCGCACTCATCTTCAAGATCTCAAGGATGTCACCAATAATGtacattatgaaaattatagATGCCGAAAATTGGCTGGCCTAGGGAATGATGGAAAGCCCACTCGTGTTTCTAACAG TTTATGCACCCAAGGAGTCGTGAACAGCTTCGTGACGGTCTG GAATCCACTGGCTCAAATGGAGGAGGAGAAGCGGGAGCATGaagttaaaatgaagaaaatggagaGTGAAATGGAGCAGGTGTTTGAAATGAAGGTGCGCGAGAAAAAGCAGAAGCTACGTGACTCTGAGGCTGAT CTTCAAAGAAGGCATGAGGCTATGAAGAAGGCATTGGAGGCACAGCAGCAGGATCTAGAGGAGAGGCGGAAACAGTTTGAGAAGGAAAAAACTGCGTGGGAGCAATCCAATGGTGTCACTCTCGATGAGTTGCGGAGACGCTCTCTTGAAGCCAACTCCAAAGA
- the LOC124154797 gene encoding septin-7 isoform X3: protein MEATAELPAGRVMEAINALQSKRELFFKNEIQSPSTQGSIAPPPIPATNGTASAPSKPTPSPAVGSTGPPPAPPASASSIREASRTAQQSSTDVKTIAGERAQQRAAASTGNGPVVAHKELDGYVGFANLPNQVYRKAVKKGFDFTLMVVGESGLGKSTLINSMFLADIYSPEYPGPSHRIKKTVQVETTRVLLKENGVNLTLTVVDTPGFGDAVDNSNCWQPVIDYVESKYEEYLNAESRVGRRPGWGGSGGGGVDGRVHCCLYFVAPSGHGLKPLDAEFMRRLHDRVNVVPVIAKADTMTPEECAHFKKQIISEIAQHKIKIYEFPSGSDTGDEDDANEKKLRERVPFAVVGSNAVVELEGGKKVRGRRYPWGIAEVENLNHCDFVALRDMLIRTHLQDLKDVTNNVHYENYRCRKLAGLGNDGKPTRVSNSLCTQGVVNSFVTVWNPLAQMEEEKREHEVKMKKMESEMEQVFEMKVREKKQKLRDSEADLQRRHEAMKKALEAQQQDLEERRKQFEKEKTAWEQSNGVTLDELRRRSLEANSKEAVDGKEKKNKKKGLF, encoded by the exons cTTCAAAGTAAAAGGGAGCTATTTTTCAAGAATGAGATTCAGTCTCCAAGCACTCAGGGAAGTATTGCACCTCCACCAatacccgccaccaatggaactGCATCCGCACCGTCAAAGCCTACTCCATCCCCGGCTGTGGGGTCAACAGGCCCCCCTCCTGCACCTCCAGCCTCCGCATCGAGCATTCGGGAGGCCTCACGAACAGCTCAACAGAGTAGCACAGATGTCAAAACAATAGCTGGAGAGAGAGCGCAGCAGAGGGCAGCTGCAAGCACGGGAAATGGGCCCGTGGTTGCTCACAAGGAGCTGGATGGCTATGTAGGATTTGCCAACTTACCCAACCAAGTTTACCGCAAAGCAGTGAAGAAGGGCTTTGACTTCACATTAATGGTCGTTG gTGAGTCTGGTCTTGGAAAGTCGACCTTAATTAACTCTATGTTCTTGGCGGATATCTATTCTCCTGAGTATCCTGGCCCTTCCCACAGAATTAAGAAGACTGTTCAA GTGGAAACAACTAGGGTTCTGCTCAAGGAAAACGGAGTCAATTTAACGCTCACTGTGGTTGACACTCCTGGTTTTGGTGATGCGGTAGATAACAGCAATTG TTGGCAGCCAGTAATAGATTATGTGGAGTCGAAGTATGAAGAATACTTGAATGCTGAATCAAGAGTTGGGCGGCGACCAGGGTGGGGTGGGTCAGGAGGGGGTGGGGTTGATGGTCGCGTTCACTGCTGCCTCTATTTCGTGGCTCCCTCTGGCCATGGACTGAAGCCCCTGGATGCTGAATTCATGCGGCGCCTTCATGATCGTGTTAATGTGGTTCCCGTGATTGCAAAGGCAGATACCATGACTCCCGAAGAATGTGCTCATTTCAAGAAGCAG aTTATTTCAGAAATTGCGcagcacaaaataaaaatatacgagtTCCCTTCGGGCAGTGACACTGGTGATGAAGATGatgcgaatgaaaaaaaattgagggagCGTGTTCCTTTTGCTGTGGTTGGATCGAATGCTGTTGTTGAGTTGGAAGGTGGAAAGAAAGTGCGAGGGCGAAGATATCCATGGGGTATTGCTGAAG tggAGAATTTGAATCACTGCGACTTTGTGGCTCTTCGAGACATGCTAATTCGCACTCATCTTCAAGATCTCAAGGATGTCACCAATAATGtacattatgaaaattatagATGCCGAAAATTGGCTGGCCTAGGGAATGATGGAAAGCCCACTCGTGTTTCTAACAG TTTATGCACCCAAGGAGTCGTGAACAGCTTCGTGACGGTCTG GAATCCACTGGCTCAAATGGAGGAGGAGAAGCGGGAGCATGaagttaaaatgaagaaaatggagaGTGAAATGGAGCAGGTGTTTGAAATGAAGGTGCGCGAGAAAAAGCAGAAGCTACGTGACTCTGAGGCTGAT CTTCAAAGAAGGCATGAGGCTATGAAGAAGGCATTGGAGGCACAGCAGCAGGATCTAGAGGAGAGGCGGAAACAGTTTGAGAAGGAAAAAACTGCGTGGGAGCAATCCAATGGTGTCACTCTCGATGAGTTGCGGAGACGCTCTCTTGAAGCCAACTCCAAAGA
- the LOC124154797 gene encoding septin-7 isoform X4, with translation MLLALGKIKTLSLQSKRELFFKNEIQSPSTQGSIAPPPIPATNGTASAPSKPTPSPAVGSTGPPPAPPASASSIREASRTAQQSSTDVKTIAGERAQQRAAASTGNGPVVAHKELDGYVGFANLPNQVYRKAVKKGFDFTLMVVGESGLGKSTLINSMFLADIYSPEYPGPSHRIKKTVQVETTRVLLKENGVNLTLTVVDTPGFGDAVDNSNCWQPVIDYVESKYEEYLNAESRVGRRPGWGGSGGGGVDGRVHCCLYFVAPSGHGLKPLDAEFMRRLHDRVNVVPVIAKADTMTPEECAHFKKQIISEIAQHKIKIYEFPSGSDTGDEDDANEKKLRERVPFAVVGSNAVVELEGGKKVRGRRYPWGIAEVENLNHCDFVALRDMLIRTHLQDLKDVTNNVHYENYRCRKLAGLGNDGKPTRVSNSLCTQGVVNSFVTVWNPLAQMEEEKREHEVKMKKMESEMEQVFEMKVREKKQKLRDSEADLQRRHEAMKKALEAQQQDLEERRKQFEKEKTAWEQSNGVTLDELRRRSLEANSKEAVDGKEKKNKKKGLF, from the exons cTTCAAAGTAAAAGGGAGCTATTTTTCAAGAATGAGATTCAGTCTCCAAGCACTCAGGGAAGTATTGCACCTCCACCAatacccgccaccaatggaactGCATCCGCACCGTCAAAGCCTACTCCATCCCCGGCTGTGGGGTCAACAGGCCCCCCTCCTGCACCTCCAGCCTCCGCATCGAGCATTCGGGAGGCCTCACGAACAGCTCAACAGAGTAGCACAGATGTCAAAACAATAGCTGGAGAGAGAGCGCAGCAGAGGGCAGCTGCAAGCACGGGAAATGGGCCCGTGGTTGCTCACAAGGAGCTGGATGGCTATGTAGGATTTGCCAACTTACCCAACCAAGTTTACCGCAAAGCAGTGAAGAAGGGCTTTGACTTCACATTAATGGTCGTTG gTGAGTCTGGTCTTGGAAAGTCGACCTTAATTAACTCTATGTTCTTGGCGGATATCTATTCTCCTGAGTATCCTGGCCCTTCCCACAGAATTAAGAAGACTGTTCAA GTGGAAACAACTAGGGTTCTGCTCAAGGAAAACGGAGTCAATTTAACGCTCACTGTGGTTGACACTCCTGGTTTTGGTGATGCGGTAGATAACAGCAATTG TTGGCAGCCAGTAATAGATTATGTGGAGTCGAAGTATGAAGAATACTTGAATGCTGAATCAAGAGTTGGGCGGCGACCAGGGTGGGGTGGGTCAGGAGGGGGTGGGGTTGATGGTCGCGTTCACTGCTGCCTCTATTTCGTGGCTCCCTCTGGCCATGGACTGAAGCCCCTGGATGCTGAATTCATGCGGCGCCTTCATGATCGTGTTAATGTGGTTCCCGTGATTGCAAAGGCAGATACCATGACTCCCGAAGAATGTGCTCATTTCAAGAAGCAG aTTATTTCAGAAATTGCGcagcacaaaataaaaatatacgagtTCCCTTCGGGCAGTGACACTGGTGATGAAGATGatgcgaatgaaaaaaaattgagggagCGTGTTCCTTTTGCTGTGGTTGGATCGAATGCTGTTGTTGAGTTGGAAGGTGGAAAGAAAGTGCGAGGGCGAAGATATCCATGGGGTATTGCTGAAG tggAGAATTTGAATCACTGCGACTTTGTGGCTCTTCGAGACATGCTAATTCGCACTCATCTTCAAGATCTCAAGGATGTCACCAATAATGtacattatgaaaattatagATGCCGAAAATTGGCTGGCCTAGGGAATGATGGAAAGCCCACTCGTGTTTCTAACAG TTTATGCACCCAAGGAGTCGTGAACAGCTTCGTGACGGTCTG GAATCCACTGGCTCAAATGGAGGAGGAGAAGCGGGAGCATGaagttaaaatgaagaaaatggagaGTGAAATGGAGCAGGTGTTTGAAATGAAGGTGCGCGAGAAAAAGCAGAAGCTACGTGACTCTGAGGCTGAT CTTCAAAGAAGGCATGAGGCTATGAAGAAGGCATTGGAGGCACAGCAGCAGGATCTAGAGGAGAGGCGGAAACAGTTTGAGAAGGAAAAAACTGCGTGGGAGCAATCCAATGGTGTCACTCTCGATGAGTTGCGGAGACGCTCTCTTGAAGCCAACTCCAAAGA
- the LOC124154797 gene encoding septin-7 isoform X7, with amino-acid sequence MLLQSKRELFFKNEIQSPSTQGSIAPPPIPATNGTASAPSKPTPSPAVGSTGPPPAPPASASSIREASRTAQQSSTDVKTIAGERAQQRAAASTGNGPVVAHKELDGYVGFANLPNQVYRKAVKKGFDFTLMVVGESGLGKSTLINSMFLADIYSPEYPGPSHRIKKTVQVETTRVLLKENGVNLTLTVVDTPGFGDAVDNSNCWQPVIDYVESKYEEYLNAESRVGRRPGWGGSGGGGVDGRVHCCLYFVAPSGHGLKPLDAEFMRRLHDRVNVVPVIAKADTMTPEECAHFKKQIISEIAQHKIKIYEFPSGSDTGDEDDANEKKLRERVPFAVVGSNAVVELEGGKKVRGRRYPWGIAEVENLNHCDFVALRDMLIRTHLQDLKDVTNNVHYENYRCRKLAGLGNDGKPTRVSNSLCTQGVVNSFVTVWNPLAQMEEEKREHEVKMKKMESEMEQVFEMKVREKKQKLRDSEADLQRRHEAMKKALEAQQQDLEERRKQFEKEKTAWEQSNGVTLDELRRRSLEANSKEAVDGKEKKNKKKGLF; translated from the exons cTTCAAAGTAAAAGGGAGCTATTTTTCAAGAATGAGATTCAGTCTCCAAGCACTCAGGGAAGTATTGCACCTCCACCAatacccgccaccaatggaactGCATCCGCACCGTCAAAGCCTACTCCATCCCCGGCTGTGGGGTCAACAGGCCCCCCTCCTGCACCTCCAGCCTCCGCATCGAGCATTCGGGAGGCCTCACGAACAGCTCAACAGAGTAGCACAGATGTCAAAACAATAGCTGGAGAGAGAGCGCAGCAGAGGGCAGCTGCAAGCACGGGAAATGGGCCCGTGGTTGCTCACAAGGAGCTGGATGGCTATGTAGGATTTGCCAACTTACCCAACCAAGTTTACCGCAAAGCAGTGAAGAAGGGCTTTGACTTCACATTAATGGTCGTTG gTGAGTCTGGTCTTGGAAAGTCGACCTTAATTAACTCTATGTTCTTGGCGGATATCTATTCTCCTGAGTATCCTGGCCCTTCCCACAGAATTAAGAAGACTGTTCAA GTGGAAACAACTAGGGTTCTGCTCAAGGAAAACGGAGTCAATTTAACGCTCACTGTGGTTGACACTCCTGGTTTTGGTGATGCGGTAGATAACAGCAATTG TTGGCAGCCAGTAATAGATTATGTGGAGTCGAAGTATGAAGAATACTTGAATGCTGAATCAAGAGTTGGGCGGCGACCAGGGTGGGGTGGGTCAGGAGGGGGTGGGGTTGATGGTCGCGTTCACTGCTGCCTCTATTTCGTGGCTCCCTCTGGCCATGGACTGAAGCCCCTGGATGCTGAATTCATGCGGCGCCTTCATGATCGTGTTAATGTGGTTCCCGTGATTGCAAAGGCAGATACCATGACTCCCGAAGAATGTGCTCATTTCAAGAAGCAG aTTATTTCAGAAATTGCGcagcacaaaataaaaatatacgagtTCCCTTCGGGCAGTGACACTGGTGATGAAGATGatgcgaatgaaaaaaaattgagggagCGTGTTCCTTTTGCTGTGGTTGGATCGAATGCTGTTGTTGAGTTGGAAGGTGGAAAGAAAGTGCGAGGGCGAAGATATCCATGGGGTATTGCTGAAG tggAGAATTTGAATCACTGCGACTTTGTGGCTCTTCGAGACATGCTAATTCGCACTCATCTTCAAGATCTCAAGGATGTCACCAATAATGtacattatgaaaattatagATGCCGAAAATTGGCTGGCCTAGGGAATGATGGAAAGCCCACTCGTGTTTCTAACAG TTTATGCACCCAAGGAGTCGTGAACAGCTTCGTGACGGTCTG GAATCCACTGGCTCAAATGGAGGAGGAGAAGCGGGAGCATGaagttaaaatgaagaaaatggagaGTGAAATGGAGCAGGTGTTTGAAATGAAGGTGCGCGAGAAAAAGCAGAAGCTACGTGACTCTGAGGCTGAT CTTCAAAGAAGGCATGAGGCTATGAAGAAGGCATTGGAGGCACAGCAGCAGGATCTAGAGGAGAGGCGGAAACAGTTTGAGAAGGAAAAAACTGCGTGGGAGCAATCCAATGGTGTCACTCTCGATGAGTTGCGGAGACGCTCTCTTGAAGCCAACTCCAAAGA
- the LOC124154797 gene encoding septin-7 isoform X6 encodes MALQSKRELFFKNEIQSPSTQGSIAPPPIPATNGTASAPSKPTPSPAVGSTGPPPAPPASASSIREASRTAQQSSTDVKTIAGERAQQRAAASTGNGPVVAHKELDGYVGFANLPNQVYRKAVKKGFDFTLMVVGESGLGKSTLINSMFLADIYSPEYPGPSHRIKKTVQVETTRVLLKENGVNLTLTVVDTPGFGDAVDNSNCWQPVIDYVESKYEEYLNAESRVGRRPGWGGSGGGGVDGRVHCCLYFVAPSGHGLKPLDAEFMRRLHDRVNVVPVIAKADTMTPEECAHFKKQIISEIAQHKIKIYEFPSGSDTGDEDDANEKKLRERVPFAVVGSNAVVELEGGKKVRGRRYPWGIAEVENLNHCDFVALRDMLIRTHLQDLKDVTNNVHYENYRCRKLAGLGNDGKPTRVSNSLCTQGVVNSFVTVWNPLAQMEEEKREHEVKMKKMESEMEQVFEMKVREKKQKLRDSEADLQRRHEAMKKALEAQQQDLEERRKQFEKEKTAWEQSNGVTLDELRRRSLEANSKEAVDGKEKKNKKKGLF; translated from the exons cTTCAAAGTAAAAGGGAGCTATTTTTCAAGAATGAGATTCAGTCTCCAAGCACTCAGGGAAGTATTGCACCTCCACCAatacccgccaccaatggaactGCATCCGCACCGTCAAAGCCTACTCCATCCCCGGCTGTGGGGTCAACAGGCCCCCCTCCTGCACCTCCAGCCTCCGCATCGAGCATTCGGGAGGCCTCACGAACAGCTCAACAGAGTAGCACAGATGTCAAAACAATAGCTGGAGAGAGAGCGCAGCAGAGGGCAGCTGCAAGCACGGGAAATGGGCCCGTGGTTGCTCACAAGGAGCTGGATGGCTATGTAGGATTTGCCAACTTACCCAACCAAGTTTACCGCAAAGCAGTGAAGAAGGGCTTTGACTTCACATTAATGGTCGTTG gTGAGTCTGGTCTTGGAAAGTCGACCTTAATTAACTCTATGTTCTTGGCGGATATCTATTCTCCTGAGTATCCTGGCCCTTCCCACAGAATTAAGAAGACTGTTCAA GTGGAAACAACTAGGGTTCTGCTCAAGGAAAACGGAGTCAATTTAACGCTCACTGTGGTTGACACTCCTGGTTTTGGTGATGCGGTAGATAACAGCAATTG TTGGCAGCCAGTAATAGATTATGTGGAGTCGAAGTATGAAGAATACTTGAATGCTGAATCAAGAGTTGGGCGGCGACCAGGGTGGGGTGGGTCAGGAGGGGGTGGGGTTGATGGTCGCGTTCACTGCTGCCTCTATTTCGTGGCTCCCTCTGGCCATGGACTGAAGCCCCTGGATGCTGAATTCATGCGGCGCCTTCATGATCGTGTTAATGTGGTTCCCGTGATTGCAAAGGCAGATACCATGACTCCCGAAGAATGTGCTCATTTCAAGAAGCAG aTTATTTCAGAAATTGCGcagcacaaaataaaaatatacgagtTCCCTTCGGGCAGTGACACTGGTGATGAAGATGatgcgaatgaaaaaaaattgagggagCGTGTTCCTTTTGCTGTGGTTGGATCGAATGCTGTTGTTGAGTTGGAAGGTGGAAAGAAAGTGCGAGGGCGAAGATATCCATGGGGTATTGCTGAAG tggAGAATTTGAATCACTGCGACTTTGTGGCTCTTCGAGACATGCTAATTCGCACTCATCTTCAAGATCTCAAGGATGTCACCAATAATGtacattatgaaaattatagATGCCGAAAATTGGCTGGCCTAGGGAATGATGGAAAGCCCACTCGTGTTTCTAACAG TTTATGCACCCAAGGAGTCGTGAACAGCTTCGTGACGGTCTG GAATCCACTGGCTCAAATGGAGGAGGAGAAGCGGGAGCATGaagttaaaatgaagaaaatggagaGTGAAATGGAGCAGGTGTTTGAAATGAAGGTGCGCGAGAAAAAGCAGAAGCTACGTGACTCTGAGGCTGAT CTTCAAAGAAGGCATGAGGCTATGAAGAAGGCATTGGAGGCACAGCAGCAGGATCTAGAGGAGAGGCGGAAACAGTTTGAGAAGGAAAAAACTGCGTGGGAGCAATCCAATGGTGTCACTCTCGATGAGTTGCGGAGACGCTCTCTTGAAGCCAACTCCAAAGA